The DNA sequence TGGCGCTTAGAATATTATATTGTTTGTGACACCTGCCAAACCATTGCTAAAATCCCATTAGAAAAGGGGAGAGCACTTGAAGCGGATGAGAAGATGGAACTCACCTTATGGGATCAAGAAATCGTTTATACCCCATCAGAAAATAAACGACGTTGTCATCACTGTCACGAAGTGGTAGACGCCACGTACCAATACTGTCCTCACTGTGGAAATCATTTGGCGTGATGACCATTCGTTCCTCTAGAATAAATCATCTTAGTTTTTAATCCATAGCAATCATGAACAAGCAAGTAAAGGCTTTATAGGCCTTGGCTTGCTTGTTTTTTTGACTGGCTGTTTAAATCGATTAAAGGTCGTCTTATCCCATGAGTGATGATGACCCTCTAAAAAAATCAACTTTATGTCTTTGGGGATGAACGGATGAGTTAGTAAGGCTATTTAGCATTTTAATCATCACTTTTTGAATAAGTCACTGTTTTCTTTCAAATATTAAGCTAAGCGTTAAAAGGGAGGAAGCCAGTATGGATGTACGATTCGTTTATAGTCTCATTCTAATCATCAGTATGATGTTTTTATGTTTAATGATCCCACCAGATTCTAAACAGAAATCTCAGGAAAAGGAAAACATAACAAGGATGGACTTAAAAAGTCAACTGATTATTAACCTGTTATATCCTAAAATTATTGCAAAAATAAGAGAAGAAAGAGCCGTTACACCCTTAAAAGTCAACTCAGAGGAGATCAATCTTCTTCACATTGAACAAATCAATGAAACACAAATTTCCATTAAATTAGCCTTTTCCTCTTTTTTAAATGAAGAGAAAGTTTATGCTAATTATATCGCCACGTACTTGATTGATTCTTTAGGAGACATTGAAACCCAAACGTTTCAAGAGACCAAAGAATTAGACGACATCCCTATATTTGATAATTGAAGCCAGTCTATAAATGAATGTTGAAAATTAAATCAATTCTTCCTGACTGAAGGGGAATAAAATCAAAAACATTCAACGTCGTGTTTTTTTAATCCTTGAATGACAAATAATATGAGAAAGCTCATGTAAAGAGGAGGTTTTATAGATGAAAATTCACCGAATGAGACAGTTTTTAGTCATGTTCTCTCTTGTTCTTACCTTCAACTTAGTTCCTAAGACTGCTCATGCCATGAATGTTAATCCTGAATCTTGTGAAAAACTCATTATCAATTTATTACAACCTGCTATTGAAGAAGAAATGGTGAAGTATTATGGAGAAGACCTAGGTAAGCGTGTGGAACTCTATAACTATGAAATGTCGATACTTGACCTAACAGCTGAACCTTATAAACCAACGACCGTTACCCTAAAAATCACTCCAATGATTGGCGCTCATCATCCCATTGGTGATTATGAACTCTATTTTTCAGTAGATAATGCGGGAGAAATTAAGCGATTAAGTTTCAAGCCACTTAAAATTTATCCTGAAACGATAGAACGTTTTCAATTAACCTTGCCTGAAATGGAATAGGAAGCCCGATCTTTTCAAACACTAGAGCTATTGAAAGGAATAGGAGTTGATTTTGTGACGACAACAAGTAAACACCCCAATCATTTGATTCATGAATTATCCCCTTATTTATTGCAACATGCGTATAATCCGGTCGATTGGTATCCATGGAATGAAGAAGCTTTTACCAAAGCAAAAGCCGAAGATAAGCCGATTTTTTTAAGTATTGGTTATTCAACGTGTCATTGGTGTCACGTCATGGAGCATGAATCGTTTGAAGATGAAGAAGTGGCGGCTTATTTAAATGAGCACTTTATTTCAATTAAAGTGGACCGTGAAGAACGCCCGGATATTGATAGTGTTTATATGACCGTTTGTCAGAGCTTAACGGGGCAGGGTGGATGGCCACTCACCATTTTAATGACACCAGAGGCTCATCCGTTTTATGCCGGGACTTATTTTCCTAAAAATAGTCGCTATGGTCGACCAGGACTACTAGATGTGTTAAGAGCTATTGTTAAAACATGGTCTGAAAATCGTGAAAAAATTGAACAAGTAACAACTGGCATTCAAGAACATCTCGAACAAATGAATGAACAGCGAAACTCTAATCAAGAAGTCAATTCAAAACTTTTTGCCCATGCCATGCAACATTTTAAGGCGAGTTATGATTTTGAAAACGGTGGGTTTGGAGATGCTCCAAAATTTCCAACCCCACATCGTCTCATGTATCTGTTACGTACCGGTGATCAAAATGCCATCAAAATGGTGAAAAAGACACTGGATCAAATGTATAAAGGTGGTCTTTTCGATCATCTAGGTTTTGGGTTTTCCCGATATTCCACCGATGATGAGTGGCTCGTTCCACACTTTGAGAAAATGCTCTACGACAATGCCCTACTTATTATCACTTATTTAGAAGCCTACGAAGTCACCGAAGAAAAACGATATCTTATGATTGCCACTAAAACCCTTAAGTATGTCCTCAATAATCTTCATCATCCTGACGGTGGTTTTTACTGTGCTGAAGATGCTGATAGTGAAGGAGAAGAAGGGAAGTACTATCTCTTTACACCAGAAGAAATCATTGAGGTACTCGGTGAAACAGAAGGAGCGCTCCTTAATACGTATTATGGCGTAACCTCACTTGGAAATTTTGAAGGAAAGAACATTCTCAATCGTCTCCATGCATCCATTGATCTTGACGAATCACACATCGAACCGTTAAGACAGAAGCTTTTAACGTATCGTGCTTCACGTTATCATTTACATAAAGATGATAAAATTCTAACGTCATGGAATGGTTTAATGCTAGTCGCTCTAGCAAAAGCTTACCATGTGACACAAGATCAGCAGTATGAGACCCTCATTCAGGAAACAATCTCTTTTATTAATCAACATCTCTTTGAAGAAAAACGATTACTCGCTCGTTACCGCGAAGGAAAAAGTCATTATCTAGGTTATCTAGATGATTATGCTTTTTATGTCTATGGTTTAATTGAAAGTTATCAAAGTACTTTTAACCCAGACTACCTTAAACAAGCCATCGAACTAACGCAAGAGATGATTCGCTTGTTTAAGGATTGTGAAGCGGGAGGTTATTACTTATATGGCAGTGATGCTGAGCATTTAATGATTCGTCCAAAAGAAACGTACGATGGGGCCATGCCATCAGGGAATTCAGTCGCAGCTTATAACTTAATTCGTTTAGCTCGCTTAACAGGAGACGCCACATTAGAAAAAGAAGCGATGGAGCAACTAAACTTCATGGCGGCTCATGCGACCCATTATGAAATTAGTCATGCCTTTTACTTAATCGCTGCTCAATTCGCTCTCGAATCAAGTAAAGAACTCATCGCTATCTTAACAAACGACAATGAAATCGAAGATTTTAAAACATTTCTTTCTTTATCTCCATTGTTTAATTTAACCGTTATCTTAAAAACCCCTGAAAATGAGAACAAATTATCAGATTTAATTCCATTTTTAACAGACTATCCTTTATCAAAAGATCCCTCATTTTACGTCTGTGAAGGTGGAAGCTGTCACGCTCCCGTCCATACACTCGGTGACTTAAAACAGTTTATTTAAAAGAAGGCAACTGCCTTCTTTTTTTATGTTCTCACAGAAGGAGGTACTGTCATATATTATAGAAAAGGGGGTGTTTAGGCGATGTTAAGTCAAACAATGTTACGAATTAAGACAAATATTGGAACTTGTCTATCCGAAATGGATGAAATTCTAGAATGTTGTCATAGTTTGCTTGAAAACAATAACATTATCATCTTGATTAATCGATCGCTTTATCACAAACTCAAAGAGGAGTGTGCCAAGCTAACAAAAGTTCGAAAAGCCCTGTATCGCATTTACAGTCATTTAGAGACTGAATTCACACCTTATGTCTTAGATTTAACCCTTGAAGGACATGAGTTAATCAAAGAAATCAACGATATCATTCAAACCATCGAAGATAAATGGAATGAAGGAGATATTGATATTAATAAATATACACTAGCCCAAGCTATCTTAATTTTAGAACTAGATGGAGATGTCATCATTGATATTGATGACTTAGAAATGGTGTTGGCTCATCCAGAATACTTCTGGCTTTGTCTTTATGTTGTTCCCGAAAATAACGTAAAAATCTGTCATTACTCTGCGTGGAAAACAAAACAAGAAGCTCTTATCTTTGCGATGCAGATGCCTGGATGTGGTAAACATCATGTCATTAACCGATTCACTCTAAAAATAGTATAAAAGGACTAATCGTTGATTAGTCCTTTTATTCTTGTGTTGGATTCAAATGCTCCGTTAAATCTTCAACGGTAGAGGTTAATAAATAAATTTGGTCTAACATCTTATGAATATGATATTCAAAAATAGGATGAATCGGTTCCCTAAGCTTGACTTTTTCTTGACAGCCTTGATTAAAAAATTCAATAATCTCCATTTTATTATCAAACGTCATCTCTGTTTGCTCTAATTCCAGTTTAGCAATACACTTAGCATGAAAATAAATGTCGTGGCACGCATCAATGGATTTCTTTAATTTTTTAGAGGAAACAGGATTCTTATGAAATTTTGTATCAGCACAATAATTATGATATAACGCATTTAAACGACTTAATTCAGAATTTAAAGGAGATATATTTAAGTCTTGATGAATTAAAATATTTTTGACCAGTTCAATCGTCATTTGTTCAATCTTTTCAATCTCATCCGTTAAACGCCCTAAGTAATTCGGCTGTGCAATAAAATAATTGACTAAAATCCCCACAATGATTCCAATTGAAGTATCTGTCGTACGTAAAAGAGAATAAATAAGTGGATTTTGATCGGCTGTAATCCCCATTAAAATAGAAATACAGACGGTTGCTGCAATGATAATAGAGGAGCTTATTTTTAAAGCATTACAACAAATAATCGTCACAATGACTGCAAAACCAAGATGAAGTGGGTGATCAAAATGGACAAGTGCAAATAGGTAACCAATGATAGCTCCTAGTACGGTGCCAAGTAATCGATTTTTTCCTGCCACAAAGGAACTTTTCACTG is a window from the Turicibacter bilis genome containing:
- a CDS encoding zinc ribbon domain-containing protein; protein product: MFFIGIFGIETKNVELKPLPATMCKHCRGTEKFTLFKHYHQFHFFFIPLWKWRLEYYIVCDTCQTIAKIPLEKGRALEADEKMELTLWDQEIVYTPSENKRRCHHCHEVVDATYQYCPHCGNHLA
- a CDS encoding DUF3888 domain-containing protein, with amino-acid sequence MKIHRMRQFLVMFSLVLTFNLVPKTAHAMNVNPESCEKLIINLLQPAIEEEMVKYYGEDLGKRVELYNYEMSILDLTAEPYKPTTVTLKITPMIGAHHPIGDYELYFSVDNAGEIKRLSFKPLKIYPETIERFQLTLPEME
- a CDS encoding thioredoxin domain-containing protein; this translates as MTTTSKHPNHLIHELSPYLLQHAYNPVDWYPWNEEAFTKAKAEDKPIFLSIGYSTCHWCHVMEHESFEDEEVAAYLNEHFISIKVDREERPDIDSVYMTVCQSLTGQGGWPLTILMTPEAHPFYAGTYFPKNSRYGRPGLLDVLRAIVKTWSENREKIEQVTTGIQEHLEQMNEQRNSNQEVNSKLFAHAMQHFKASYDFENGGFGDAPKFPTPHRLMYLLRTGDQNAIKMVKKTLDQMYKGGLFDHLGFGFSRYSTDDEWLVPHFEKMLYDNALLIITYLEAYEVTEEKRYLMIATKTLKYVLNNLHHPDGGFYCAEDADSEGEEGKYYLFTPEEIIEVLGETEGALLNTYYGVTSLGNFEGKNILNRLHASIDLDESHIEPLRQKLLTYRASRYHLHKDDKILTSWNGLMLVALAKAYHVTQDQQYETLIQETISFINQHLFEEKRLLARYREGKSHYLGYLDDYAFYVYGLIESYQSTFNPDYLKQAIELTQEMIRLFKDCEAGGYYLYGSDAEHLMIRPKETYDGAMPSGNSVAAYNLIRLARLTGDATLEKEAMEQLNFMAAHATHYEISHAFYLIAAQFALESSKELIAILTNDNEIEDFKTFLSLSPLFNLTVILKTPENENKLSDLIPFLTDYPLSKDPSFYVCEGGSCHAPVHTLGDLKQFI
- a CDS encoding FUSC family protein, which produces MDIKQHVGMRTLKTGIAVVITACLGNTFLISNPFYAVIGTVFAMQNTVKSSFVAGKNRLLGTVLGAIIGYLFALVHFDHPLHLGFAVIVTIICCNALKISSSIIIAATVCISILMGITADQNPLIYSLLRTTDTSIGIIVGILVNYFIAQPNYLGRLTDEIEKIEQMTIELVKNILIHQDLNISPLNSELSRLNALYHNYCADTKFHKNPVSSKKLKKSIDACHDIYFHAKCIAKLELEQTEMTFDNKMEIIEFFNQGCQEKVKLREPIHPIFEYHIHKMLDQIYLLTSTVEDLTEHLNPTQE